A part of Tessaracoccus timonensis genomic DNA contains:
- a CDS encoding dihydrodipicolinate synthase family protein, with the protein MHLFGTPPYVMPAHPLAVTAEGAPDWAAQRLLTRYYAACGASGVGVAVHTTQFEIHHDHDVLRRVFAEAADVVQQFGPETSLVAGIAGDAEQAATEAAMARDLGYVAALLSPYGLTDRTEAGTLARAKAVAAELPVVGFYMQEAVGGFYLSPKFWDELLQIENLVAIKVAPFDRYRTKDVAEEILRSGRDDVLLLTGNDDAIVADLLLPYRTADKELRFSGGLLGQWAVGTKAAVDLTRRIWDGNGSPVDQDVLATATAMVDINQALFDPEHRFAGSIAGVNELLRQQGLLASSRCLSDTEVLADGQADRIALMRERYPELLDETFIAEHLDEWKRDVV; encoded by the coding sequence ATGCATCTCTTTGGCACACCGCCGTATGTCATGCCGGCGCATCCCCTCGCCGTGACGGCGGAGGGGGCCCCCGACTGGGCCGCACAACGGCTCCTGACTAGGTACTATGCCGCGTGCGGCGCGAGCGGCGTCGGCGTTGCCGTGCACACCACGCAGTTCGAGATTCACCACGATCACGACGTGCTGCGTCGCGTGTTCGCGGAGGCGGCCGACGTCGTCCAGCAGTTCGGGCCAGAAACGAGCCTCGTCGCGGGCATCGCCGGAGATGCCGAGCAGGCCGCGACGGAGGCCGCCATGGCCCGCGACCTCGGCTACGTCGCCGCGCTGCTCTCGCCCTACGGGCTCACCGACCGCACCGAGGCCGGCACGCTCGCCCGCGCGAAGGCCGTCGCCGCGGAGCTGCCCGTCGTCGGGTTCTACATGCAGGAAGCCGTCGGTGGGTTCTACCTCTCCCCGAAGTTCTGGGACGAGTTGCTGCAGATCGAGAACCTCGTCGCCATCAAGGTGGCGCCCTTCGACCGCTACCGCACGAAGGACGTGGCCGAGGAGATCCTGCGCAGTGGTCGCGACGACGTGCTCCTGCTGACCGGTAACGACGACGCCATCGTCGCCGACCTGCTCCTCCCCTACCGCACGGCTGACAAGGAGCTTCGCTTCTCCGGCGGCCTGCTCGGCCAATGGGCCGTGGGCACGAAGGCGGCCGTCGACCTCACTCGTCGCATCTGGGACGGCAACGGCTCCCCGGTCGATCAGGACGTGCTCGCGACGGCCACCGCGATGGTGGACATCAACCAGGCCCTGTTCGACCCGGAGCACCGCTTCGCAGGGTCGATCGCGGGCGTAAACGAGCTGCTGCGCCAGCAGGGGCTGCTCGCATCGTCGCGCTGTCTGTCTGACACCGAGGTGCTCGCCGACGGTCAAGCCGACCGTATCGCACTCATGCGCGAGCGCTATCCCGAGCTGCTCGACGAAACCTTCATCGCTGAGCACCTCGACGAGTGGAAGCGCGACGTGGTCTGA
- a CDS encoding NAD(P)-dependent oxidoreductase, whose translation MHDAPPGSENELDELLSQPTPGVIDTLGKIDGDIVILGGGGKVGPTMARMARKALDEADSSSKVISVSRWSDKDAARSLNEHGIETIAADLGDPDAWQQLPDAGAVMYLLGHKFGSTANPSITWWINAVVPGFCASRYRGVPTVAYSTGNVYPLRPTSTGGATELDPIGPVGMYAQSCAAREQAFAQAAERWGTPTTIYRLNYACELRYGVIADIAQTIAAGEPVDVTMPAVNVVWQRDSNAWSWQALDLAGTPAEILNGTGPETLSTRAIAEQLAAHAGWDLQITGEEADTALLSNAAKCHALFGYPSVAPATIIEWVAKWVSDGGRALGKPTKFQRRDGGF comes from the coding sequence ATGCACGACGCACCACCCGGCTCCGAGAACGAGCTCGACGAGCTCCTCTCGCAGCCCACGCCAGGGGTTATTGACACGCTCGGGAAGATCGACGGCGACATCGTCATTCTCGGCGGTGGCGGCAAGGTTGGCCCGACGATGGCGCGCATGGCGCGCAAGGCGCTCGACGAGGCCGATTCGTCATCGAAGGTCATCAGCGTGTCGCGGTGGTCGGACAAGGACGCGGCCCGGAGCCTCAACGAACACGGCATCGAAACCATCGCCGCCGACCTCGGCGACCCGGACGCTTGGCAACAGCTTCCCGACGCCGGTGCCGTGATGTACCTGCTCGGGCACAAGTTCGGCTCGACGGCGAACCCGTCGATCACCTGGTGGATCAACGCGGTGGTGCCCGGATTCTGCGCGTCGCGGTACCGGGGAGTGCCGACGGTGGCCTACTCGACGGGGAACGTCTATCCCCTGCGCCCCACCAGCACCGGTGGCGCGACGGAGCTCGACCCGATCGGGCCCGTCGGCATGTACGCGCAGTCGTGCGCGGCCCGCGAGCAGGCGTTCGCGCAGGCCGCCGAGCGCTGGGGAACGCCGACGACGATCTACCGCCTCAACTACGCGTGCGAGCTGCGCTACGGCGTGATCGCCGACATTGCGCAGACGATTGCCGCAGGGGAACCTGTCGACGTGACCATGCCGGCCGTGAATGTGGTCTGGCAACGTGATTCGAATGCATGGTCGTGGCAGGCGCTCGACCTGGCCGGCACGCCGGCGGAGATTCTCAACGGCACCGGCCCCGAAACCCTCTCGACGAGAGCCATCGCCGAGCAGCTCGCCGCTCACGCCGGCTGGGATCTGCAGATCACCGGCGAGGAGGCCGACACCGCGCTGCTCAGCAACGCCGCCAAATGCCACGCACTCTTCGGCTACCCCAGCGTCGCGCCCGCGACGATCATCGAGTGGGTGGCGAAGTGGGTATCCGACGGCGGCCGCGCCCTCGGTAAGCCTACGAAGTTCCAGCGACGCGACGGAGGATTCTGA
- a CDS encoding amidohydrolase family protein, translating into MADLHPIAHAKHIIDIHAHLGPYFFHVGADTADENRRMCEHWGISRQLVSHSRGVFHDAVAGNEELARILETHDELLGYVVINQRDIATAQREVERWIQPGSPFVGVKIHTHYPAAQMDSPQMRDALQMLDEYSAVTLVHTWGPDVVQLANAVDGLDRIQVIAGHMGADRWDLACEAANRVENLWLEPSCSVAMAGQMRYVMEHAPGERVLFGTDSSLLDPVVAFGQIAAADMPTDQLEDVLWRNAERLFGEALGL; encoded by the coding sequence ATGGCTGATCTTCACCCCATCGCACACGCGAAACACATCATCGATATTCACGCCCACCTCGGCCCCTACTTCTTCCACGTCGGCGCCGACACGGCCGACGAGAACCGTCGCATGTGCGAACACTGGGGCATCTCCCGCCAGCTCGTCTCGCACTCGCGCGGCGTCTTTCACGACGCGGTGGCGGGCAACGAGGAGCTCGCGCGCATCCTCGAAACCCACGACGAGCTGCTCGGCTACGTCGTGATCAACCAGCGCGACATCGCCACGGCCCAGCGCGAGGTGGAGCGCTGGATCCAACCCGGCAGCCCCTTCGTCGGCGTGAAAATCCACACCCACTACCCGGCGGCCCAGATGGATTCACCCCAGATGCGCGACGCCCTCCAGATGCTCGACGAGTACAGCGCCGTCACGCTCGTGCACACGTGGGGGCCCGACGTCGTCCAGCTCGCCAACGCCGTCGACGGGCTCGACCGCATCCAGGTGATCGCCGGCCACATGGGCGCCGACCGCTGGGATCTCGCCTGCGAAGCCGCCAACCGCGTCGAGAATCTGTGGCTCGAGCCGTCGTGTTCCGTGGCGATGGCCGGGCAGATGCGGTACGTCATGGAACACGCGCCTGGCGAGCGGGTGCTGTTCGGCACCGACTCGTCGCTGCTCGACCCAGTGGTGGCGTTCGGGCAGATCGCCGCCGCCGACATGCCCACCGACCAGCTCGAGGACGTGCTCTGGCGCAACGCCGAGCGGCTGTTCGGCGAGGCCCTGGGGTTGTGA
- a CDS encoding Gfo/Idh/MocA family oxidoreductase, translating into MKIAYVGLANSHPFSDAEHVALLRDDVEFHIWDEDASQMRRFVADHPDAVAHRSFDELLAAQPDGALITVPPSRVAPLAGALLTAGCAVAITKPAVTCHDELAALEAAVAGREERVLTTSILRFAPDLAAVTGPVAQVHVVAAHDIAYWAAPESRWQDEAGGLVPMMGAHAFELLEVVLGPTMRVTGCVASKASDLPLTSSDVASGTARNADGVHATFEIDGTVSGQAYRVDYLDADGRHSIRIGESGGADPFGSEAMTRHLLAMADGAPSPLAWDDTAAVLRAVADARRFAEAEH; encoded by the coding sequence ATGAAGATCGCCTACGTTGGGCTCGCCAACAGCCACCCCTTCTCCGACGCCGAACACGTCGCCCTGTTGCGCGACGACGTCGAGTTCCACATCTGGGATGAGGACGCGTCGCAGATGCGCCGCTTCGTCGCGGACCATCCCGACGCTGTCGCGCACCGGAGCTTCGACGAGCTGCTCGCCGCCCAGCCCGACGGCGCGCTGATCACGGTGCCGCCCAGTCGCGTCGCGCCGCTTGCCGGAGCCCTGCTTACGGCGGGGTGCGCCGTCGCGATCACCAAGCCAGCGGTCACCTGCCACGACGAGCTCGCCGCGCTCGAAGCGGCGGTGGCGGGGCGAGAGGAGCGCGTGCTCACCACCTCGATTCTGCGCTTCGCCCCCGACCTCGCGGCCGTGACGGGCCCCGTCGCGCAGGTACACGTCGTCGCGGCGCACGACATCGCCTACTGGGCCGCCCCCGAATCCCGCTGGCAAGACGAAGCTGGCGGACTCGTGCCCATGATGGGCGCCCACGCCTTCGAGCTGCTCGAAGTGGTGCTCGGCCCGACGATGCGCGTCACCGGATGCGTCGCCAGCAAGGCCAGCGATCTGCCCCTGACAAGCTCTGACGTCGCCTCCGGCACCGCGAGGAACGCCGACGGGGTGCACGCGACGTTCGAGATCGACGGCACCGTCTCTGGCCAGGCGTACCGCGTCGACTACCTCGACGCCGACGGCCGGCACTCCATCCGGATCGGTGAGAGCGGGGGAGCCGACCCCTTCGGATCCGAAGCCATGACCCGCCACCTCCTCGCCATGGCCGACGGCGCCCCAAGCCCGCTGGCCTGGGACGACACCGCAGCAGTGCTGCGCGCCGTCGCTGACGCCCGCCGCTTCGCCGAAGCCGAACACTGA
- a CDS encoding hydroxyacid dehydrogenase: MTARVLVALSTKYRELLFTPDAWRRLEELADVDVLLDGATALPDGVCSEYDVLITGWGTPQLQRVDGDRLRLIVHTAGSWRAALGPDVFSSEVAVSQAGSDPMARAVAEFALTVELVLLREVHTYDRGMQTTRDYAASRHPEFGTAIHTVRHGLIGLSRVGVWHARMLRGLGCEDIVAFDPYFAPERAAELGVRLVPLDDALASPVVAMHAPVTPETRGMLGREEFARIPDGGIFLNTARAAVIDGDALEHELVAGRIRAGLDVFDEEPLPADSALYGLPNVLLTPHVAGATRQARWEQGTCAVDEVERFLAGERLLFEIDRAAAQHLS; the protein is encoded by the coding sequence ATGACCGCCCGAGTCCTCGTCGCTTTGAGCACCAAGTATCGCGAGCTGCTGTTCACCCCCGACGCATGGCGCCGGCTCGAGGAGCTCGCCGACGTCGATGTGCTGCTCGACGGTGCCACCGCATTGCCCGACGGAGTGTGCAGCGAGTACGACGTGCTCATCACCGGGTGGGGAACGCCCCAGCTCCAACGCGTCGACGGTGATCGGCTGCGCCTGATCGTGCACACCGCCGGCTCGTGGCGGGCGGCGCTCGGGCCGGACGTGTTCTCGTCGGAGGTGGCCGTGAGCCAGGCCGGCAGCGACCCCATGGCCCGCGCCGTCGCCGAGTTCGCGCTCACCGTGGAACTCGTGCTCCTGCGCGAGGTGCATACCTACGACCGCGGCATGCAAACCACCCGCGACTACGCCGCGAGCCGCCACCCGGAGTTCGGCACCGCCATCCACACGGTGCGCCACGGGCTGATTGGGCTGAGTCGAGTCGGGGTCTGGCACGCCCGGATGCTGCGAGGGCTCGGCTGCGAGGACATCGTCGCCTTCGACCCCTACTTCGCACCCGAGCGTGCCGCCGAACTCGGGGTACGCCTCGTGCCACTCGACGACGCGTTGGCCTCGCCGGTCGTCGCCATGCATGCTCCGGTGACACCCGAAACGCGCGGCATGCTCGGCCGTGAGGAGTTCGCGCGCATCCCCGACGGCGGCATCTTCCTCAACACAGCGCGGGCGGCCGTCATCGACGGCGACGCCCTGGAACACGAACTCGTGGCCGGGCGCATCCGCGCCGGCCTCGACGTCTTCGACGAAGAACCCCTGCCTGCGGACTCCGCGCTGTACGGGTTGCCGAACGTGCTGCTCACTCCCCACGTGGCAGGCGCGACCCGCCAAGCACGCTGGGAGCAAGGAACGTGCGCCGTCGACGAGGTGGAGCGCTTCCTGGCCGGCGAGCGGCTGCTATTCGAGATAGACAGGGCCGCCGCCCAGCATCTCAGCTGA
- a CDS encoding DMT family transporter, with protein MSRPNLSPFTAGVLLLIFGALSVQLGASIGTSIIRAVGVLGVVLARYTLQACVHIPLAWKHLRRARLADWRWGALVAAPLLAMNLTIYMAFSHIGVGLAVTIELMGPITLAVLTARSRPGWMAAGLAAMGMVLVTDPTGDVNVPGVLWSLAAAASWAFYLLATRKAGQQLEGLTPSAMASVIGLSVLIPLNLLFTRPADLNPTVLLLAVLAGVLSSAIPYACDLLALRRVPMNVASTMMSINPVTASMWGAIILGERFGVLEIAGLAIICIANVLVVRAARRPR; from the coding sequence GTGTCCCGCCCGAACCTCTCACCGTTCACCGCAGGGGTTCTTCTGCTGATTTTCGGCGCGCTCTCGGTGCAGTTGGGAGCATCGATCGGCACATCGATCATCCGGGCGGTCGGCGTCTTGGGCGTGGTGCTCGCCCGCTACACGCTGCAGGCGTGCGTGCACATCCCGCTGGCGTGGAAGCATCTGCGCCGCGCGCGGCTCGCGGATTGGCGGTGGGGCGCGCTCGTCGCCGCGCCGCTGCTGGCGATGAACCTCACCATCTACATGGCCTTTTCCCACATCGGCGTCGGGCTGGCGGTCACCATCGAACTGATGGGCCCCATCACGCTCGCGGTGCTGACCGCCCGCAGCCGCCCCGGCTGGATGGCCGCCGGACTCGCCGCGATGGGGATGGTGTTGGTGACGGACCCAACCGGCGACGTCAACGTCCCCGGCGTGCTGTGGTCGCTCGCCGCAGCCGCGAGCTGGGCGTTCTATCTCCTCGCCACCCGCAAAGCCGGCCAACAGCTGGAGGGCCTGACACCGTCGGCGATGGCGAGCGTGATCGGGCTGAGCGTCCTGATCCCCCTCAACCTGCTGTTCACCAGGCCCGCAGACCTCAACCCGACGGTGCTCCTCCTCGCCGTGCTGGCTGGGGTGCTGTCGTCGGCGATCCCGTACGCCTGCGATCTCCTCGCGCTCCGGCGCGTGCCGATGAACGTCGCATCGACGATGATGTCCATCAATCCGGTGACCGCATCGATGTGGGGCGCGATCATCCTCGGCGAGCGATTCGGCGTGCTCGAGATTGCTGGCTTGGCGATCATCTGCATCGCCAACGTGCTCGTCGTGCGGGCCGCGCGGCGCCCGAGGTAG